In the genome of Augochlora pura isolate Apur16 chromosome 8, APUR_v2.2.1, whole genome shotgun sequence, one region contains:
- the Rad51d gene encoding rad51 recombinase D isoform X1, which translates to MTKLNSDVDLKLSDTVVEQLERKNIKTVLDFLEEDLNNLATFTGLSLKDILHIQKIITLKYGGVMKNASDLFKTELSNIIPTNLPSLDNLLKGGLYPGQIYELCGIPSSGKTQLCLTIASNVALKANSLVRYIDTKRDFHGSRVEQILLSKNICKKVADEALNRIRVCSVQKLSDLFAILRWLTNALKVEKEESRTRIVIIDSLPAIIFSVTDDQIDQIGNKVPIILNNLANICYFIANEFRLAIVTVNLITQWDSRDETESDHVNTNNVIHSDVIPTLGKYWEGIPNTRLLIEKLELGNRKISIWEGLQLGTCTLSIGNNGIICTS; encoded by the exons ATGACAAAGTTAAATTCGGATGTAGATCTAAAATTATCGGATACCGTGGTAGAACAATTGGaacggaaaaatattaaaactgttcTCGATTTCCTAGAGGAAGATTTGAATAACTTGGCGACGTTCACCGGACTTTCGCTCAAG GACATACTtcatattcaaaaaattattacactgAAGTATGGAGGTGTGATGAAAAATGCCAGTGACTTGTTCAAGACAGAATTGAGTAATATAATTCCAACGAATTTACCAAG TTTAGATAACTTACTGAAAGGTGGACTATATCCAGGTCAAATATATGAACTGTGTGGTATACCATCGAGTGGTAAAACACAATTGTGTTTAACAATTGCAAGCAATGTTGCTCTTAAGGCTAATAGTCTTGTAAGGTACATTGATACAAAAAGAGATTTCCATGGTTCGCGCGTAGAACAAATTTTGTTGAGCAAGAACATCTGTAAAAAG GTTGCAGATGAAGCTTTGAACCGTATCAGAGTTTGCAGTGTACAAAAGTTATCCGACTTATTTGCAATCTTGCGATGGCTAACAAATGCTTTGAAagttgaaaaagaagaaagtcgTACAAGGATTGTAATCATAGATTCTTTGCcagcaataatttttagcgtCACTGATGACCAAATAGACCAAATAGGCAATAAAGTGccaattatattgaataatctAGCAAATATATGTTACTTTATTGCTAATGAATTTCGTTTAGCAATCGTCACAGTTAACTTGATTACTCAATGGGATTCTAGAGATGAAACAGAATCAGATCACGTAAATACAAACAATGTAATACATAGTGATGTAATACCAACATTGGGAAAATATTGGGAAGGTATTCCTAATACAAGACTGTTAATAGAAAAGCTAGAACttggaaatagaaaaatttctatatggGAAGGTCTTCAATTAGGAACATGTACATTAAGTATAGGCAATAATGGCATAATATGTACttcataa
- the Rad51d gene encoding rad51 recombinase D isoform X2: protein MKNASDLFKTELSNIIPTNLPSLDNLLKGGLYPGQIYELCGIPSSGKTQLCLTIASNVALKANSLVRYIDTKRDFHGSRVEQILLSKNICKKVADEALNRIRVCSVQKLSDLFAILRWLTNALKVEKEESRTRIVIIDSLPAIIFSVTDDQIDQIGNKVPIILNNLANICYFIANEFRLAIVTVNLITQWDSRDETESDHVNTNNVIHSDVIPTLGKYWEGIPNTRLLIEKLELGNRKISIWEGLQLGTCTLSIGNNGIICTS, encoded by the exons ATGAAAAATGCCAGTGACTTGTTCAAGACAGAATTGAGTAATATAATTCCAACGAATTTACCAAG TTTAGATAACTTACTGAAAGGTGGACTATATCCAGGTCAAATATATGAACTGTGTGGTATACCATCGAGTGGTAAAACACAATTGTGTTTAACAATTGCAAGCAATGTTGCTCTTAAGGCTAATAGTCTTGTAAGGTACATTGATACAAAAAGAGATTTCCATGGTTCGCGCGTAGAACAAATTTTGTTGAGCAAGAACATCTGTAAAAAG GTTGCAGATGAAGCTTTGAACCGTATCAGAGTTTGCAGTGTACAAAAGTTATCCGACTTATTTGCAATCTTGCGATGGCTAACAAATGCTTTGAAagttgaaaaagaagaaagtcgTACAAGGATTGTAATCATAGATTCTTTGCcagcaataatttttagcgtCACTGATGACCAAATAGACCAAATAGGCAATAAAGTGccaattatattgaataatctAGCAAATATATGTTACTTTATTGCTAATGAATTTCGTTTAGCAATCGTCACAGTTAACTTGATTACTCAATGGGATTCTAGAGATGAAACAGAATCAGATCACGTAAATACAAACAATGTAATACATAGTGATGTAATACCAACATTGGGAAAATATTGGGAAGGTATTCCTAATACAAGACTGTTAATAGAAAAGCTAGAACttggaaatagaaaaatttctatatggGAAGGTCTTCAATTAGGAACATGTACATTAAGTATAGGCAATAATGGCATAATATGTACttcataa
- the LOC144474328 gene encoding uncharacterized protein LOC144474328 encodes MASLVADYGTSSGSESSDDDISENGDNTFKEEEQEEDEDEENCENGEEMINDTASKEKLPLPTPDFNGTPTMKTSVFSNPFVEAEKAKSAILEKHVKMTPTLDDTKMINGRKICWNYRKGRCRFGHNCTFAHDSDLHRTAAELEAIRAPQETIICQTQYNGQVPINDDDEIDQENNQMNKRKKRPGLSQSLIPSKKVLKMYKAQQAKAVSR; translated from the exons ATGGCTTCCTTAGTTGCGGATTATGGTACTTCCTCAGGTTCAGAGAGCAGCGATGAcgatatttcagaaaatggCGATAACAC TTTTAAGGAGGAAGAACAGGAGGAAGATGAGGACGAAGAAAATTGTGAGAATGGCGAGGAAATGATAAATGACACTGCTTCCAAAGAAAAACTTCCATTGCCGACACCTGATTTTAATGGCACGCCCACCATGAAAACTTCAGTCTTCTCAAACCCGTTTGTGGAAGCAGAGAAAGCAAAGAGTGCAATCCTTGAGAAACATGTAAAAATGACACCGACCTTGGACGACACAAAAATGATAAACGGTAGAAAGATTTGTTGGAATTATAGGAAAGGTAGATGCCGCTTTGGCCATAATTGTACCTTTGCACACGATTCTGACTTACATCGAACAGCGGCAGAGTTAGAAGCTATTAGAGCACcacaagaaacaattatttgtcaGACCCAATATAATGGACAGGTTCCAATAAATGACGACGACGAGATAGATCAAGAGAATAATCAAATGAATAAGCGTAAGAAAAGGCCGGGTTTAAGTCAGTCCTTGATACCTAGTAAGAAAGtcttaaaaatgtacaaagcGCAACAAGCTAAAGCCGTTAGtagataa